CACATTCTGTAATAGTTTTTACTACTATAGGCTAAATCACACTTTATTTACTCTGTTATTACTTCTTGTTCTCTTTAATCTTAACAAATGTAGTGTAATGAACAGGGTTTGGCATTTCTAACAATGTCGACGCCACCGGTGCTCTCCAACTTTGCCGGAAACTGCAACAGATATGAGGCGGAGTGCGTTGGTCCCATACAAAAGGCATTCTTCTTCACATCATTGGTGTTAATGGGCGTAGGCATGGCGGGTAAGGCGGTTTCTCTGGATGCATACCTACGCCACTACCAAACCCCTCGTGATGATAATTCAAACGATCTTAATAACCAACAAGTttatgatgaagaagaagatggtttTTGGAGTGTAAACAATTTACTGGTAATAGGTATCTCCGTCGTTGCTGCTCTAGCACTTTCGAATATAAAGCCTTGGGATATTAAGTTTGCCATTCCGGCCATATTTTCCTTCACCGCAACACTGGTATTCTTCGCCGGAAAGGCGCTTGGGTTTTACAGTAACTACGGTGATAAGCCAGAAGGGAGTGCCCTTACTACAGTTCTGAGAGTCTTAGTTGCCGCCACGTACAAAAGTTGTCATGAACTCCCTGTCAACTCTGATGAACTTTACCAAGGAAACCACAACTCTGCTAACCAATTGCCCCATACTCATGGTTGTGGGTAACTTAGCCAACTAAATATTGTGTACTACTCGATTATTATATTAGATCAATTCCAATTCCAAAAACGTATATACTGTTAGGCGGAGGTCGGTAAGAGCTAAGTCTAGCAACATGTGACTAGAGGGAttgttggcaaattattgtatggaccatgataaaatgtacatttttaatgtactaaatgtacattatttttgtactgaatgtacattatttttatactataaaaataatgtacattcagtacacaaataatgtacatcccctgaatataatgtacattatttttatactggatgtacattatttttatattgaatgtgcattatttgatagtatggtccacacaataatgattggggaTTGTTAAGCCGGGCCGAGGTCAGTAAAGACCAAGTCCAACATCATTTAACTAGAGGGAGAGATTATTGGGCAGAGACCTATAAAAGGTCAAGTCCAGCATTCTAGCTCTCGAAAACGTTAACTGACCAGCCCAACACTATATGGTTAGAGATATTACTGAGCTGAGGCCTGAGGCTGCCAGGCAAGTAAATGGTCAAGTCTAGCATCCTAGCTTAATAGAGTTGCATGTGCTTCCTTTAGCTATAACTTTTTACATAGTGGTAAGCCAGCACTTATTATGTATCCTACATATCCTAATTTCTCTATAAATACATGACAGGTGCTTTGACAAGGCAGCCATCGTATCATCGCCGACAAAGAGAGTGGAtaaggaggaggagaagaaatGGAAAGTGTGCAGTGTGACAGAAGTAGAAGAAACCAAACTAACTGTTCAGACTGTTGGAAATATTTCGGGTAAGAGGAGAAAATAGgagaggaaatgagatcttcaggcgtgatatcactttcctataagcttttaatctttcctctATGAAAGCAACGAGGTatcaagattaaatcttatgggatacaagaagatgaaaacaaagtTCTTAGGTTGCTTTGATAAGAACTTACTGGAGAGTTATTGTACTGTGATATATCAAGATATCATGCAAAATAAATTGCGTATTTGATCAGATGACACTCCTAGAATTCTAACTGTTAGGAGTAGTTACTAGAAGTTTATACCAGTTTAAAActtccaaaaatatatataaaatatattcttttggatttcaccattcTGGTTCAGGCAGTTACGTACACACatgtgaaatataattttaaattatattcacatgttaatatctccaaagatatatattaatataactgATTTTAGATAAGTGTACGTAGGATTAACTTAGCATGCATGAAATCACATGCACATCAATAATCTCACTGCCTCATTCGAAAGGTAAAAGGCTCTTATGTAACAATAACCTATATATGAATGACTTTTAATGCATTTCACCCATGCAAAATTGCCATGTAATATATTATCCAAATTGGGCAGTAAAGGTGCATCACCTTTGACGAAGACATAACCCAATTTCCATGCAAGTATTATTGCTCAGCCAGACATCACCTTCGAGAGATACAACACCATTACATTCGAGAGATAAAATGCAGTACGCAGATTGCCTTCGAGACATTGTTTCCACGCGGACCTGCGAGACATCGATAGAACGATTCACGCAACCctcagttcgagacatcgtttCATCGCGAACCGATCTCTCGTgcgaactgacctctcgaggcAACTCTCGCGATCTCTCATGACCTCTCGAACATCCAAAACCATCTCtaccaaactaaataatatttattactccacaactccaaaatattatttaagctttcatggtagatatctgaaccattaatctcattactatataaatatccaacacaAACAGCCATTGTGTGGCCACCAATCATAATATGCGGCTTGGTTTCTTCAATTGGAAACACCTTCTTCGTGGTGCAGGCAGCCAAGATGAATCACAACATCGGCAAATGGCAAGTCCCTTCCACCATCCTCCTACTCCTACCCAAAGCCGCGAAGTACGTCACGGTAGCCGGTTACAAAAGTGCCTTGAAATCTAAAATAGAGAGTCTAGAAAGAAAATATTCCACGGAGTTGGGATCAGTGATCGGCCCCATATATGCCATGATTAACACGGCAATGTGTTGTTTGTTCGCTGCCCTGGTGGAAACCGATAGGAGGCAACACATTGATCATGATGAGACGATTAGTGTATTTTGGCTGATACCTCAGTTCAATTTTCTTATTAACGTGGATGCGACTTTCCATGAGTTCATGAATGCCTTCTTCAAGGCTAACGCCGCTCCGTCCATGGCAAAGTATTATTGGTTCATAAACGCTCAGTCTTGTCTCGGTTTTAGCCTGCAACAAATGGTTCAAAAACGATGTTGACCAAAGTCGGTTGGATAAGTATTATTGGACTCTTACAGCTCTCACTGCCCTCACTTTTATTTGCTACTTTGTAATTGTGATATTGAAGATTAAGAAGCAGAACGCTAATACTGATGAAGTCCAATCAACAATTCATTCAGCAGCTAATATGATCTATTAGTGGCGGTTTAGTTGTTATATATGAAGTTAGACTTTTGTttctatttgattatatatatatagtttgtatTTTGTATCTCTCCCTCTTGTAAAGTCAGTTTTCCAAAACACATCCATATTGATgaaattttctctatttttcttttacCGTGAATGAAATCTTAATATTCTCTCTTCTGTTAATTTAACATGATATCGGAACATAAGTATCGGAGTTACACAATTGTTCTTTTTCTAATATTGGTGTAGGACAAGGGAAACTTAACATGTCAACAAGTGACGAAGAGAAAAACTGTCTAGAACtaaaattaacttaattagaagcttttttaattatattcaaaactaacttttaaatacaaaaaattgtttaaatagacactagaaaaattgaagaattacAAATACTAAAAGCATGCTTGGAAAAGTAAAAAACACATAAATGGATTACTCTTTTATCACTCACCTCACCACCTTACTTAGTTTGTTTCACAAGTTTGAGGAACACGTTTTTCACGTATACTTCTAGCTATATCTCTTACTTGAGTTGAGAACAGTAATTTATTCTTTACTtagattttatgattgattCTTGCTTTAAAGTTGAGATGTGCAGAAGTTCTTAGCTTGCTACTTTTGGAGATGTCTCCTTGGCCACGCCGGCCATCTCTTTTTCTCACTATTTATTTGCACTGCCATGCGTggatatatacatgcatgcatatcaCAGAGCTTCTCAGGTTTCTAATTAAAGTAAGgtcaattattatattttaatttattcagaAACTAACTCTCTCAAGTTTGATTTGTTtcatttattactccgtatttaattaGTTAGTTACTACACATTTTCCAATTTATTCATGTCATGCTGTGCTGTCTGGTTGCATATATGCAGAGAGTGAGTGAACCTGCAAACCGATAGGAATGGCATGCTTCAGGGAACGCATTGAGGCTATCATTCGGTGGATTATGCgtaataattttcattttcacgTTATTATCACTAAgtgtaacaaaaataatatatataaattaaatgtaacGGTTAtcgatactatatatatacatgtaatcagctatcaactattTTTAATCTTCTTGTTTTAAATCTGTACGGCAGTGTCATCCTTGAAATGGGCTGATATAATTGAAGACTACACATTGTTCGAGATGATGACTTACTTAAGTGAAACATGGGGACTAGGATTTGCACGTGCTGCCGGAATTATAAACGTGTTCTATGGCGTCACCAAAATTTTGAGCTTAAGTTTTGCCTTCCTGGTGGATGCTTGTCTTGGTAACATTAAAATGCTTTTGCTCTCCGGTCTAGCCTCCAGCATTGTAAgtgcaataataatatttctctCATATTAAAAAGATAATGTTGTAGTTAAAGATCAATAAAGCCAGATATCATTCAAATTAAAACTTATgctaatagttggattgcacatttatagttttatattatatgttcaaacAGGGTTTGGCGTTTCTATCCATGTCAACGCCGCCGGTGCTCTCCAACTTCGCCGGAAACTGCAACAAATACGACGGGAAATGCGTCGGCCCGGCACAAAAGGCCATCTTCTTCACATCATTGGTGTTAATGGGCGTGGGCATGGCGGGTAACGCGGTTTCTATAGATACATTCCTTCAAAACCATgacagtaaaaaaaataaactcaaCTTCATAGTAGGGGCCATTGCTGCTCTAGCACTCCCATTTTTAAAGCCTTGGGAGGTTAGATTTGGGGTTGCCGGGATAATTTTCTTAGCCGCAACACTTATATTCTTCGTCGGAACGGTGCGCCGGTCTTACAGTCACAAGGATGACGATGATCCAAATGGGAGTGCCCTTACAACGGTTTTGAGAGTCTTTGTCGCCGCCACGCGCAAAGGTTGTCATCAACTCCCTGCTAACCCTAATGACCTTTACCAAGGACATGGCAACGACGACAACTTTGCTAAGCAATTGTCCCATACTAATCGATGCAGGTAACGTTTTATGTATCTTAACTTATATTTTCCAACACCAATATACAAACACTTTTAAAATAGTAAACTGTTTGAGACGTCAATACGAGCTAGCAGGCCAGTAATGAATCGGACGCGACCAGCCTCGGTTGTTGATTTTGTCGCCGAAAACGGGTAGAAGGTTCACCGGAAATATATTTAATCTGCTATCACAGGTCATAAATAAGTCTAGGGTTTATTTGCCCTAAAATAACAAGTTTAAGAGCCAAGCTTTTTGTAGTTGAAGGGCCTAATTGTACAATAAGgtatagtttgagggtttatttgacccttatccctagatttttttttgtttgaagtaTATATACGTTCGTTATGTTATTAATGTAGGTGGTTAGACAAGGCAGCCGTGGTATCACAAGGAAAGAGTGGGAGAGTGGAtgaaggagaagagaagaatAATAAGGAGGAGAGCAGATCATCATGGAAACTCTGCACTGTGGGAGAAGTAGAAGAAACCAAAATTTGCCTTCAGACCGCCATTTTATGGACATCATTCATAATATGTGGCCTGGTTTCTTCCTCCGGGAACACCTTCTTCGTGGCGCAGGCGGCCAAAATGAACCGGGGCATCGGGAAATGGCAAGTCCATCCCACCATCCTCCTACTCCTATCCAACGGCGCAAAATACCTCCTGGAATTCAACAACAAACACGGCTACAGATGCCTGAGAAAGTGCCTTGGCTGTTGCGGCTGCAATTTGATCGCCGCGCTGGTCAGCATCGCAAGTTCGATGCTCAACGCCGTGCTATGTTGCCTGAGCGCCGCCGTGGTGGAGAGTATAAGGAGGAAGAATATTAATAGTCCGATGAGCATATTCTGGTTGATAcctcaattttatttccttacgATCCTGGATTCGTTGTTCGAAGAAGCCGTGGAAGATTTCTTCGAGGATCATGAGGTTCCGGCGTTGAAAAAGTACGCCGTACACCTCTTGAGGTTTGTGTGTGGTTTAGGACAAGTGGGGAGTGTTGTGTCGgtttgggtgtgcaagaaatgGTTCAAGAATGAGGTTGACGAAAGTCGGTTGGATAAGTATTATTGGGCTCTCACTGCTTTGAGTGCCGTCAATTTGATTTGGTATGTTATAGTTGCAGTTGTTTACTACGTGAAATTCAAACCACGTTTCAAATCTAAGCCCGCCGATCCTACCCCTACCCCATGCTGCTGCTAGTTGATgctgtattttttatttttatttttaattgtatctaaCAAATCCGTGGCTTTAATTTTCTGGCATTCTTGTAACTAGATATTGTCCATTTGTCCAGTGTGAAACACGATGttaacttatataaataaatatgaagtaATGTTGTAACAAGAAATCCTAATGTTTGATTTAATGCTatgattggaaaaaaaaaactacaaattattgaaaacttctttgtaaTAAACTACATTAATTGTAGAAGTAAAAATTCTTTCTGATTCATcacaaattaagattttgagcTCGTTTGGGTTACTTTCCCTTAATGCAGCAACATATAATTGATCATGGACAAAAACAAGTTTCTTTAATAGCATGCCAacatttgatagtatataattGACCTTGACTTTTGTTTATGCTCATTGCATAGGATAACATCAGTGGAAATTATCTTTTGTTAAACTTGAAAGGCAATCTTGAGCCTGATAGGGTGATAGTCATTATATTCTAGCTATTAGTACCTTGTCCCAGCATTGGTCCATACCAATATGCTTGTTTTTATAGCATGGTCAATTAATTTCGTTACAACCAATTAACCGAGTACCATTGCAAATTAAAGGCCAAGAGTGTGATCAATATTTTTCAACCTTTTAAGAAGGTTAATGAATGATTTGAAATGTTGTAGCTTTTAGAGAACTCAATAACTTTACAATTTTAGTCCCTCACCAATAGAGATCGTTAAAGTTCATCACATTAATTTGCATTATATTACACATGTAGAGCTTGctagtaaataatataaaaataaaaatacaatttgtaATTATAAACCATTAAAGTTTTTGTTAGCATGCTAATGAGttaaaatcatcaaaatcacTACCTCATGAAAAAATGGACGACCAAAGTCACCACATCATGAACAATATTGCTTACAACTATAATTGGACtgaaatcattaattaatttgtataaaCATAGGGagcaaaaatatcaattttcctaataatacaataatttacCCCATGCTAATATATatcgtcaaatttaatttatggtTAAcactaaatattcttaaaagtatatattacacattataaataatgatgAAACTAAGGTTAGCAAGATAAGTGAAGTCTCATTATGAGACATCAGAAAAGAAGAACATTAGCAaaggtttaaaagaaaaatcttaCGGTTAAATAAGTTGTACTTGTAGATAAGTTAAAACTATTAaatatgtagtagtagtagataagttaaagtttaatttgcaactatttttactttatatataatactctttGTCGCTGGTAGGGTTGCATGGTAAATAGTTAACTTTATATAAAATTGACTTAAGTATAATTACCATATTTGCTCCAATAATACATGATTTCCCTTTTATGGCATAGAAAATTAGGAAAGATAACTTCATTTTAGCTTGTACATCAAGTTAATGAATCATGCTTTTCACATATACGTACAGTATGATCTCTTACTTGAGTTGGTAGCAACATTTTGTTCTTTACTTGGCTTCTgccattattttatttcactttaaaaaagtttaaggTTGTGGAAGTATATGTTTGCTCATCCAATTAAGTATATATTGCTTTTAAACCTGTCTTCTTCCACATGCCACTTTACTTTTTATATTTCAGCATTGTGCATGCAGTGGATGCAATCTCCACTGTACTGATCGATCGAGCTTCTCAGGTTTCTGAAGGTTGAGATAGAGACTACTCTCTTTAagg
This region of Ipomoea triloba cultivar NCNSP0323 chromosome 15, ASM357664v1 genomic DNA includes:
- the LOC116005517 gene encoding protein NRT1/ PTR FAMILY 5.5-like, producing MACIKLSGECTIACTMVSGLKWAHIVAEYALFVLINYLTNTWGLGFAHAAGIINLFFGISKVLEICFAFMADAYLGIFKMLLLSTLVYSIGLAFLTMSTPPVLSNFAGNCNRYEAECVGPIQKAFFFTSLVLMGVGMAGKAVSLDAYLRHYQTPRDDNSNDLNNQQVYDEEEDGFWSVNNLLVIGISVVAALALSNIKPWDIKFAIPAIFSFTATLVFFAGKALGFYSNYGDKPEGSALTTVLRVLVAATYKSCHELPVNSDELYQGNHNSANQLPHTHGCGCFDKAAIVSSPTKRVDKEEEKKWKVCSVTEVEETKLTVQTVGNISGKRRK
- the LOC116007223 gene encoding protein NRT1/ PTR FAMILY 5.5-like yields the protein MACFRERIEAIIRWIMLSSLKWADIIEDYTLFEMMTYLSETWGLGFARAAGIINVFYGVTKILSLSFAFLVDACLGNIKMLLLSGLASSIGLAFLSMSTPPVLSNFAGNCNKYDGKCVGPAQKAIFFTSLVLMGVGMAGNAVSIDTFLQNHDSKKNKLNFIVGAIAALALPFLKPWEVRFGVAGIIFLAATLIFFVGTVRRSYSHKDDDDPNGSALTTVLRVFVAATRKGCHQLPANPNDLYQGHGNDDNFAKQLSHTNRCRWLDKAAVVSQGKSGRVDEGEEKNNKEESRSSWKLCTVGEVEETKICLQTAILWTSFIICGLVSSSGNTFFVAQAAKMNRGIGKWQVHPTILLLLSNGAKYLLEFNNKHGYRCLRKCLGCCGCNLIAALVSIASSMLNAVLCCLSAAVVESIRRKNINSPMSIFWLIPQFYFLTILDSLFEEAVEDFFEDHEVPALKKYAVHLLRFVCGLGQVGSVVSVWVCKKWFKNEVDESRLDKYYWALTALSAVNLIWYVIVAVVYYVKFKPRFKSKPADPTPTPCCC